The following are encoded together in the Desulfomicrobium apsheronum genome:
- a CDS encoding nucleoside phosphorylase, which translates to MNTKPDLFPAPPCSAADLPIDAEGRIYHLQITPEQLAPDILLVGDPGRAEFIARTFLHDLEVEREHRGLVTATGTSCATGGRTTIISPLRATVATSGMGTPSLEIVLNELVALCEIDFATRTPKPLFPRLHIIRVGTSGGLQASTRLGTSIITAYALGMDNTGLFYETPCPDQTCARLEQELAQVVEKAARPDSRFRGKIHPYVSRAEPAVVRALTQAAQELGVAARTGLTVSSSGFFAPQGRDISRLRPSTPELDRIFSEFDPGLDGLRIENMEMEASFLLHFLGGLGHWGGAICPVIANRRDNTFDHDYLTAIEGATKTALLALAALSTRRDSALRD; encoded by the coding sequence ATGAACACGAAACCTGATCTCTTCCCCGCCCCGCCCTGCTCCGCCGCCGACCTGCCCATCGATGCCGAAGGGCGCATCTATCATCTTCAGATCACGCCCGAGCAGCTCGCGCCGGATATCCTGCTGGTCGGCGACCCTGGTCGGGCCGAATTCATCGCCCGGACCTTTCTGCATGACCTGGAGGTCGAACGGGAGCACCGGGGTCTGGTCACGGCCACGGGCACGTCCTGCGCGACCGGGGGCCGGACCACGATCATTTCACCCTTGCGAGCCACCGTGGCGACTTCGGGCATGGGCACCCCATCCCTTGAGATCGTGCTCAACGAACTGGTGGCGCTCTGCGAGATCGACTTCGCCACGCGCACGCCAAAGCCGCTCTTCCCCAGGCTGCACATCATCCGGGTCGGAACTTCCGGAGGCCTACAGGCGTCGACGCGGCTCGGCACATCCATCATCACCGCCTACGCCTTAGGCATGGACAACACCGGGCTGTTCTACGAAACGCCCTGCCCGGACCAGACCTGCGCGCGCCTGGAACAGGAACTGGCGCAAGTGGTCGAGAAGGCGGCCAGGCCGGACTCACGGTTCCGGGGAAAAATCCACCCCTATGTCTCCCGCGCGGAACCGGCAGTGGTCCGGGCGCTGACGCAAGCCGCACAGGAACTTGGGGTTGCAGCCAGAACAGGCCTCACGGTCTCAAGCAGCGGTTTTTTCGCGCCCCAGGGCCGAGACATCTCACGGCTTCGACCAAGCACGCCGGAGCTGGACAGGATTTTCAGCGAATTCGATCCCGGTCTGGACGGACTGCGGATCGAGAACATGGAGATGGAAGCGAGCTTTCTGCTGCACTTTCTCGGCGGGCTGGGGCACTGGGGAGGGGCAATCTGCCCGGTCATCGCAAACAGGCGCGACAATACCTTCGATCACGATTACCTGACCGCCATCGAAGGCGCGACAAAGACAGCGCTATTGGCCCTGGCCGCGCTTTCAACGCGTCGGGATTCAGCATTGCGGGACTAG
- a CDS encoding response regulator transcription factor, whose translation MRLLIVDDHAVVRRGTMNIIIDRFPDCEFSEAGTLHEARLVLGDTRFDLVILDISLPDGSGLDFLEFAREHDPGLPVIMLSMHHEIEYAQRCLSMGARGYLSKNSAPEELEEAMTAILDGGIYVNPSLLDSRRPTTIMDTLSRQERDVARRLAQGETMTAIAQAMGVSVKTASTYRTRAMRKLDIGTTSGLIRFMLEHGPAGM comes from the coding sequence ATGCGATTGCTCATAGTGGACGACCATGCGGTGGTGCGGCGCGGCACCATGAACATCATCATCGACCGTTTTCCGGACTGTGAATTCTCGGAGGCCGGCACCCTGCATGAGGCGCGGCTGGTCCTCGGGGACACGCGTTTTGATCTCGTCATTCTGGACATTTCACTGCCCGACGGAAGCGGTCTCGATTTTTTGGAGTTCGCGCGGGAGCATGATCCCGGATTGCCGGTTATCATGCTCAGCATGCACCATGAGATTGAATACGCCCAAAGGTGCCTGAGCATGGGCGCGCGTGGCTATCTGAGCAAGAATTCCGCCCCCGAAGAGCTCGAAGAGGCCATGACCGCCATCCTGGACGGGGGCATCTACGTCAACCCCTCGCTGCTTGACTCGCGCAGGCCGACAACGATCATGGACACCCTGTCCCGTCAGGAACGCGACGTGGCGCGCAGGCTCGCACAAGGCGAAACCATGACCGCCATCGCCCAGGCCATGGGCGTCAGCGTCAAGACCGCCAGCACCTATCGTACCCGGGCCATGCGCAAACTTGACATCGGCACCACCTCCGGGCTCATTCGCTTCATGCTCGAACATGGTCCGGCTGGCATGTGA
- a CDS encoding sulfite exporter TauE/SafE family protein produces MNIDFSHAFLTTMFGWLLGGFVNGIVGFGAALVAMPIVAAGLDMQLAVSTCGLVVLSLNVQMAWNYRQHLDSCGIRAMILGGLPGAVSGVLILKNVPESGLKLGLGALLVAYSIWGLSGTQVNKRKLAAPWGMLAGFLSTGLGTAFGFNGPPLAVYLSLRGGTQQQIKAALGAFFIVSGLFIVAAHALAGLYSAQSLTLLAVALPSVSLGAWAGMRVSGRMRDLIFQRILFLMILIMGLNMAVKALGA; encoded by the coding sequence ATGAATATCGACTTTTCACACGCCTTTCTCACCACCATGTTCGGCTGGCTCCTTGGCGGTTTCGTCAACGGCATCGTCGGCTTCGGCGCGGCCCTGGTGGCCATGCCCATCGTGGCGGCGGGACTCGACATGCAGCTGGCCGTCTCCACCTGCGGGCTGGTGGTCCTCTCGCTCAATGTCCAGATGGCCTGGAATTACCGGCAGCACCTTGATTCCTGCGGCATACGCGCCATGATTCTGGGCGGACTGCCCGGAGCCGTCAGCGGCGTGCTGATACTTAAAAATGTCCCGGAATCCGGGTTGAAACTCGGACTTGGAGCCCTGCTCGTGGCCTATTCGATCTGGGGCCTGAGCGGCACGCAAGTGAACAAACGGAAACTAGCCGCGCCTTGGGGCATGCTGGCCGGATTCCTCTCCACCGGACTTGGCACGGCCTTCGGATTCAACGGCCCGCCTCTGGCCGTATACCTGTCCCTGCGCGGCGGCACGCAGCAGCAGATCAAGGCCGCCCTTGGCGCATTCTTCATCGTCAGCGGCCTCTTCATCGTCGCGGCCCACGCCCTGGCCGGGCTGTACAGCGCGCAGTCATTGACGCTCCTCGCGGTGGCCCTGCCTTCGGTATCCCTCGGCGCGTGGGCGGGGATGCGCGTTTCCGGACGGATGCGGGATCTAATTTTTCAGCGGATCCTTTTCCTGATGATCCTCATCATGGGGTTGAACATGGCCGTAAAGGCGCTTGGCGCATAA
- a CDS encoding PAS domain-containing sensor histidine kinase has protein sequence MTDRPGPVRFCRRDTEAAGLASRSLLIHTILMKSRLLIPRLRSRQRALLHMYRTVADFTYDLEIWMEAGGSLRYVSPSCLRVTGYPALDALRDADFFSRIIDADDFAKWRQAMDTGHAQDIPAMDFRICRRDGTRIWLSQETTRVFDPRGRFQGWRLSLRDVTERVQTRISLDQARQNLAERVRERTAELELSRERYRALSGYLQDRIEKERAHISREIHDILGQDLTAMNMGLHRLERSFHDPDDGRLAQLAELRALVAGTLETVRRISRELRPPMLDELGFVEAVAWQIRTFAQASGLRVDQQLGHLPDLPGDLATAMYRVLQECLTNAARHSGCSRLHVSVQTMDGKFEMLVTDNGRGITPEQADSSSSLGLLGMRERVRLVGGCLAITRLPKGGTEILVRVPLTGESGSCDCS, from the coding sequence CTGCCGGGCTTGCTTCCCGGTCGCTTCTGATCCATACGATCCTCATGAAATCCCGCCTTCTGATTCCGCGCCTCAGGTCCCGCCAACGAGCGCTGCTGCATATGTATCGCACGGTGGCCGATTTTACCTATGATCTGGAGATCTGGATGGAGGCTGGCGGTTCGTTGCGCTATGTTTCTCCGTCGTGTCTGCGGGTGACGGGTTATCCGGCCCTGGACGCGCTGCGCGATGCGGATTTTTTTTCGCGGATCATCGACGCCGATGATTTTGCGAAATGGCGACAGGCCATGGATACCGGTCATGCACAGGATATTCCGGCCATGGATTTTCGCATTTGCCGCCGGGATGGGACCCGGATCTGGCTGTCCCAGGAAACGACCCGGGTCTTTGATCCGCGTGGCCGTTTCCAGGGCTGGCGCCTGTCCTTGCGGGACGTGACGGAGCGGGTGCAGACCCGCATCAGCCTGGACCAGGCCAGACAGAACCTTGCGGAGCGGGTGCGCGAGCGCACCGCCGAGCTGGAGCTTTCCCGCGAGAGATACCGGGCTCTCTCCGGATACCTGCAGGACCGCATCGAAAAGGAGCGGGCGCACATTTCGCGCGAGATCCACGATATTCTCGGGCAGGACCTGACCGCCATGAACATGGGCCTGCACCGCCTTGAACGCTCCTTTCATGACCCGGACGACGGGCGGCTCGCCCAGCTCGCGGAGTTGCGCGCCCTGGTGGCCGGGACCCTCGAAACGGTGCGCCGCATTTCACGGGAACTGCGTCCGCCCATGCTCGACGAGCTGGGTTTCGTCGAAGCCGTGGCCTGGCAGATCCGGACCTTCGCGCAGGCCTCCGGACTTCGCGTGGACCAGCAGCTCGGCCATCTCCCCGACCTGCCTGGCGATCTGGCCACGGCCATGTATCGGGTGCTGCAGGAGTGCCTGACCAATGCCGCGCGGCATTCGGGTTGCAGCCGACTGCATGTGAGCGTGCAAACCATGGATGGTAAGTTCGAGATGCTGGTGACCGACAATGGACGGGGCATAACACCGGAGCAGGCCGATTCGTCCAGTTCGCTGGGGCTGCTGGGGATGCGTGAACGGGTCCGGCTGGTGGGCGGCTGTCTTGCCATCACGAGGCTGCCCAAGGGCGGAACGGAAATTTTGGTCAGGGTGCCCCTGACCGGGGAGAGTGGCTCATGCGATTGCTCATAG